Proteins encoded within one genomic window of Humulus lupulus chromosome 1, drHumLupu1.1, whole genome shotgun sequence:
- the LOC133825036 gene encoding transcription factor HEC3-like yields the protein MDMNNHTAAYNDNKLFTSNNSSSAAYWDLQTAAMEHHHHNILSSQHHNHQIPTTISGHHHHHSTSSLWPNFTHLQHQSPSLASPSPSSLLNMTTDHNKYHHPHVAVEDNQDQANDEHGYDDQEEEELGAMKEMMYKIAAMQPVDIDPATIHKPKRRNVRISDDPQSVAARHRRERISERIRILQRLVPGGTKMDTATMLDEAIRYVKFLKRQIRLLQANDHIDPQQQGLVQISSTSTTANTNSTTATQPLASANNWGTAAQGQYGSATTAPDPPSFGVFGRGGGSGSLLGETLFYNTGFNHHHDQVISE from the coding sequence ATGGACATGAATAACCACACTGCTGCTTATAATGATAATAAGTTGTTTACTTCAAACAACTCATCCTCGGCAGCTTACTGGGATCTACAGACGGCCGCCATGGAACATCATCACCACAATATCCTCTCTTCCCAGcatcataatcatcaaattccCACCACCATTTCtggtcatcatcatcatcatagtACTTCTTCTCTCTGGCCAAACTTCACCCATCTTCAACATCAATCACCTTCATTagcatcaccatcaccatcatccCTTTTAAACATGACCACTGACCATAATAAATACCATCATCCTCATGTAGCAGTAGAAGATAATCAAGATCAGGCAAACGATGAGCATGGTTATGATGACCAGGAGGAAGAGGAGCTGGGAGCCATGAAGGAAATGATGTACAAGATTGCGGCGATGCAGCCGGTGGACATCGATCCGGCCACCATTCACAAACCTAAGCGGCGGAACGTCCGGATAAGCGACGACCCCCAGAGCGTCGCGGCACGCCATCGCCGCGAGAGGATAAGCGAGAGGATTCGAATCCTCCAGCGCCTCGTCCCCGGCGGGACCAAGATGGACACGGCCACCATGCTCGACGAGGCCATTCGCTACGTGAAGTTCTTAAAGAGACAAATCCGTCTTCTCCAAGCCAATGACCATATTGACCCTCAACAACAGGGACTGGTGCAAATTAGTTCCACTAGTACTACTGCTAACACTAATTCTACTACAGCAACTCAGCCCCTAGCCTCCGCTAACAATTGGGGCACTGCTGCTCAAGGCCAATATGGCTCCGCTACCACGGCTCCGGATCCGCCAAGCTTTGGTGTCTTCGGCCGCGGTGGCGGCAGTGGAAGCTTACTGGGAGAAACCTTATTTTATAACACGGGGTTTAATCATCATCATGACCAGGTAATTAGTGAGTAA